In the genome of Gemmatimonadaceae bacterium, one region contains:
- a CDS encoding GMC family oxidoreductase — translation MTQNTMYDVVIVGSGAGGGMAAYALTKAGANVLLLEAGGPWYASKDSPMLVPNYASPRRGAATRLRPFGEFDACDGGWEIEGEPYTTAPGSRFLWWRARMLGGRTNHWGRISLRFGPDDFRRKTLDGLGDDWPISYDDVAPYFDEVDKIVGIYGSREGIPNEPDGIFHPPPAPRCYELLVKKSCDNLNITCIPARRSVITQPLNGRPACHYCGQCSRGCTTRSNFSSPDVFIAPALATGKLTLLTNAMVREVTTAPNGLATGVSYVNKLTGEELQARGRVVVLAASALESARILLNSKSPLFPQGLANGSGTLGKYITDTTGSDVAGYIPAMENHVTHNEDGAGGMHVYMPWWLDNSKLDFARGYHIEVWGGVRAPGAGFMGGIHRYPGGGGYGKQLKDDYRKYYGATIGFSGRGEMIPNDDSYCEIDPNVVDRFGIPVLRFHWKWSEHEINQVRHMQETFRALVADMGGQVFSPMPTKEQDYNIATGGQIIHELGGTRMGHDPRTSVLNSNCQAHDCRNLFVADGGPFVSQADKNPTWTIMALAWRTSDYIRDQIKAKAL, via the coding sequence ATGACTCAGAACACGATGTATGACGTGGTGATCGTCGGGTCCGGCGCGGGCGGAGGGATGGCGGCCTACGCGTTGACGAAAGCCGGCGCCAACGTGCTGTTGCTCGAGGCCGGAGGCCCGTGGTACGCCTCGAAAGACTCGCCGATGCTCGTGCCGAATTACGCTTCGCCCCGCCGCGGCGCGGCCACCCGGCTCCGCCCCTTCGGCGAGTTCGACGCCTGCGACGGCGGCTGGGAGATCGAGGGTGAGCCGTACACCACCGCGCCCGGCTCGCGCTTCCTCTGGTGGCGCGCGCGCATGCTCGGCGGCCGCACCAACCACTGGGGCCGCATCTCCCTCCGCTTCGGCCCCGACGATTTCAGGCGCAAGACCCTCGACGGGCTCGGCGACGACTGGCCCATCTCGTACGACGACGTCGCCCCGTACTTCGACGAAGTGGACAAAATCGTCGGCATCTACGGCAGCCGCGAAGGAATCCCCAACGAGCCCGACGGGATCTTTCACCCGCCGCCGGCGCCGCGCTGCTACGAGTTGCTCGTCAAGAAATCGTGCGACAACCTCAACATCACCTGCATCCCCGCGCGCCGCTCCGTCATCACGCAGCCGCTCAACGGGCGGCCCGCATGTCATTACTGCGGCCAGTGCAGCCGCGGCTGCACGACAAGATCGAACTTCTCCAGCCCCGACGTCTTCATCGCTCCGGCGCTGGCCACGGGCAAGCTCACGTTGCTCACCAACGCCATGGTGCGCGAGGTGACGACCGCGCCGAACGGCCTCGCGACCGGGGTGTCGTACGTCAACAAGCTCACCGGCGAGGAGCTGCAGGCGCGCGGCCGCGTCGTCGTGCTCGCCGCGAGCGCGCTCGAGTCGGCGCGGATCCTCCTGAACTCGAAGTCGCCGCTGTTCCCGCAGGGCCTGGCCAACGGCAGCGGCACCCTCGGCAAGTACATCACGGACACCACCGGCAGCGACGTGGCCGGCTACATACCGGCGATGGAGAATCACGTCACGCACAACGAGGACGGCGCCGGCGGGATGCACGTGTACATGCCGTGGTGGCTGGACAACAGCAAGCTCGATTTCGCCCGCGGCTACCACATCGAGGTGTGGGGCGGGGTCCGCGCGCCGGGCGCGGGCTTCATGGGCGGCATCCACCGCTATCCGGGCGGCGGCGGCTACGGCAAGCAGCTCAAGGACGACTACCGCAAGTATTACGGCGCGACGATCGGCTTCTCCGGCCGCGGCGAGATGATTCCGAACGACGACTCCTACTGCGAGATCGACCCGAACGTCGTGGACCGCTTCGGGATTCCGGTGCTGCGCTTCCACTGGAAGTGGAGCGAGCACGAGATCAACCAGGTGCGGCACATGCAGGAGACGTTCCGCGCCCTCGTGGCCGACATGGGCGGGCAAGTCTTCTCCCCGATGCCCACGAAGGAGCAGGACTACAACATCGCGACCGGCGGGCAGATCATCCACGAGCTCGGCGGGACGCGCATGGGACACGACCCGAGGACGTCAGTGCTCAACTCGAACTGCCAGGCGCACGACTGCAGGAACCTCTTCGTCGCCGACGGCGGTCCGTTCGTGTCGCAGGCGGACAAGAACCCGACGTGGACAATCATGGCGCTGGCATGGCGCACGTCGGACTACATCCGCGACCAGATCAAGGCGAAGGCGCTATGA
- a CDS encoding universal stress protein has product MPATISPQATNSFTERARRGSSTAPDVHAGPILVASDGTPASTHALSAAAVVARAVDAPAQVISVMEPISAYVPAANVRPIRPRWDAARIEGRLAAVRNQSRIAGGTDDWTIDVKLGDRAPIIARLARQRQARLLVMGMHRHTAADRWFGGDTVFDVVRLGDTPILVVPRAMDGMPRTAVIGVDLLPWSASAAREALAIFPTVTTVYLVHVTEPDAEFECAEDRVEYFAAVRDTFAQLGKILAGGPDRRIIPVERTGKPASELVAVAGDVHADLLVVGSHPRGLFKRLVAGTMATRVLRGAECPVLVVPPSPGADFRDTRSSAGFSREAMAERVRELSARNAGRRVLVEIDNPEIGAQALAVDYTLQGLDYDPRDGRLQVFLGGADGNDGRHLTHTIGEPENVDALRGTDGLDQVLRVTDRAGQMLITFLS; this is encoded by the coding sequence ATGCCCGCGACCATTTCGCCCCAAGCGACAAACTCCTTCACCGAGCGCGCCCGGCGCGGGTCGTCCACGGCGCCCGATGTCCACGCGGGACCGATCCTGGTCGCTTCCGACGGCACTCCTGCCTCGACTCACGCGCTTTCCGCCGCAGCCGTTGTGGCTCGGGCGGTGGACGCGCCTGCCCAGGTGATCTCCGTCATGGAGCCGATCTCCGCGTATGTTCCGGCGGCCAACGTCCGCCCGATTCGTCCTCGCTGGGATGCCGCGCGTATTGAAGGAAGGCTTGCCGCGGTGCGGAACCAGAGCCGGATTGCCGGCGGCACGGACGACTGGACCATCGACGTCAAGCTGGGCGACCGCGCCCCGATCATTGCGCGGCTCGCTCGACAGCGGCAGGCACGCCTCCTAGTCATGGGAATGCACCGTCATACTGCGGCGGACCGATGGTTCGGCGGCGACACCGTTTTTGACGTCGTTCGTCTCGGCGACACTCCGATTCTGGTAGTGCCGCGCGCCATGGACGGCATGCCACGAACCGCGGTTATCGGCGTGGACCTCTTACCGTGGAGCGCTTCCGCCGCGCGCGAAGCGCTCGCGATCTTTCCAACTGTGACCACGGTGTATCTCGTGCACGTGACGGAGCCGGACGCAGAGTTTGAGTGCGCCGAGGATCGTGTAGAGTATTTCGCTGCCGTGCGCGATACGTTCGCGCAGCTCGGGAAGATTCTGGCCGGGGGCCCCGACAGGCGGATCATCCCAGTCGAACGCACGGGGAAACCGGCCTCCGAGCTCGTCGCTGTCGCGGGCGACGTCCACGCCGATCTTCTGGTGGTCGGAAGCCACCCGCGGGGCCTGTTCAAGCGGTTGGTCGCCGGCACCATGGCAACCCGCGTGCTGCGTGGAGCCGAGTGCCCGGTTCTTGTAGTTCCGCCGTCGCCGGGCGCAGATTTCCGGGACACTCGATCTTCCGCCGGCTTTTCACGGGAGGCCATGGCGGAGCGCGTTCGCGAGCTCAGCGCGCGCAACGCTGGAAGGCGCGTTCTTGTAGAGATCGACAACCCGGAGATAGGAGCGCAGGCCCTGGCGGTTGACTATACGCTGCAGGGGCTCGACTACGATCCACGGGACGGCCGGCTGCAGGTTTTTCTTGGCGGAGCGGACGGCAATGACGGACGGCACCTCACTCACACTATCGGGGAGCCAGAGAACGTGGACGCACTTCGGGGGACCGACGGGCTCGACCAGGTACTGCGCGTCACCGACAGGGCCGGCCAGATGCTCATCACCTTCTTGAGCTGA
- a CDS encoding response regulator transcription factor, whose amino-acid sequence MQRVLVIDDDPTVTSVLKRGLAYEGYTVDTAEAGAKGLTIARDRAPDLVILDVMMPGIDGFEVLKRLRSADEKLPVLMLTARDAPTDQVKGLESGADDYIVKPFTFAVLAAHVKALLRRGEIDHPEVLRFADLSLDTGTRRAHRGNRDIDLTSTEYEVLRQFLLHPRRVLPKHFLMDRVWGYDVEGSSNVLEVYVKQLRRKLETAGEHRLIHTFRGTGYALREP is encoded by the coding sequence ATGCAACGCGTTCTGGTCATAGACGACGATCCCACCGTTACGAGCGTGCTGAAGCGCGGGCTCGCATATGAGGGGTACACGGTCGACACCGCGGAAGCGGGCGCAAAGGGCCTTACCATCGCGCGCGACCGCGCGCCCGATCTGGTGATCCTCGATGTCATGATGCCCGGCATCGATGGATTTGAGGTGCTCAAGAGACTGCGCAGTGCGGACGAGAAGCTGCCGGTGCTCATGCTGACGGCGCGCGATGCGCCGACGGATCAGGTGAAGGGGCTCGAAAGCGGCGCGGACGACTATATCGTAAAGCCGTTCACCTTCGCCGTGCTTGCCGCGCACGTAAAAGCGCTTCTCCGGCGCGGCGAGATTGACCACCCCGAGGTTCTTCGCTTTGCGGACTTGTCGCTCGACACGGGCACGCGTCGGGCGCATCGCGGCAACCGCGACATTGATCTCACGTCCACCGAGTACGAGGTCCTGCGGCAGTTTCTGCTGCATCCGCGTCGCGTGCTTCCCAAGCATTTTCTCATGGACCGTGTGTGGGGGTACGACGTCGAGGGCAGCTCCAACGTGCTCGAGGTCTACGTCAAGCAGCTTCGCAGGAAACTCGAGACGGCTGGTGAACACAGGCTGATCCACACCTTCCGCGGCACCGGTTACGCCTTGCGCGAGCCGTAG
- a CDS encoding gluconate 2-dehydrogenase subunit 3 family protein, protein MTDVTRRDAVKAMAALPFALAWDLTPPQLERAGRAFATDAQNYAPTFFTSSEWETVRMLVDYIIPRDERSGSATEAKVPEYMDFLFSDKDASESSKVAMRGGLGWLDFECRERFGATFARCTDEQRRAVLDDVAWPARAKPEHSHGVSFFTRFRDLTAGGFFSSAMGWQDVRYAGNVFNPNWQGCSAEAMAKLGVSQDLMNTRIPVQ, encoded by the coding sequence ATGACCGACGTGACCCGCCGCGACGCGGTCAAGGCGATGGCCGCGCTCCCCTTCGCTCTCGCGTGGGACCTCACGCCGCCGCAGCTCGAGCGCGCGGGGCGCGCGTTCGCGACCGATGCACAGAATTACGCTCCCACGTTCTTCACCAGCAGTGAATGGGAGACCGTGCGGATGCTGGTGGACTACATCATCCCGCGCGACGAGCGGTCGGGCAGCGCGACCGAGGCGAAAGTCCCGGAGTACATGGACTTTCTGTTCTCCGACAAGGACGCGTCCGAATCGAGCAAAGTCGCCATGCGCGGCGGGCTCGGCTGGCTCGACTTCGAGTGCCGCGAGCGGTTCGGCGCGACCTTCGCGCGCTGCACCGACGAGCAGCGGCGCGCCGTGCTCGACGACGTCGCCTGGCCCGCGCGCGCGAAGCCGGAGCACAGCCACGGCGTCTCGTTCTTCACCCGCTTCCGCGATCTCACCGCCGGCGGATTCTTCTCCAGCGCGATGGGCTGGCAGGACGTGCGCTACGCGGGCAACGTGTTCAACCCGAACTGGCAGGGGTGCTCCGCCGAGGCGATGGCGAAGCTCGGCGTGTCGCAGGATCTCATGAACACGCGCATCCCGGTTCAGTGA
- a CDS encoding Crp/Fnr family transcriptional regulator — protein sequence METRPKLDHSEAPLERNSLLRALSPEDYAKVMEHATTVPLRLRQDLVEPGEAMRYAWFPQSGMLSIVNDMNDGKTSIEVGVIGREGVAGLALFHGRKTQPLRILVQVAGEAKRIPADAFKAVIRHAPTLRDVLHRYTLAVLNQAGQQVACNRLHSLEQRCAKWLLTTHDHMDAQELPLTQEFLAIMLGVRRPGVTVAAQSLQDAGLIKYRRGRITITDRSGLEQIACECYGRIREDYEELLGDFMIPPALALEGQPLRVA from the coding sequence ATGGAGACCCGTCCGAAGTTGGATCATTCCGAGGCCCCGCTCGAGAGAAACTCGCTGCTGCGCGCGCTGTCGCCGGAAGATTACGCGAAGGTAATGGAGCACGCGACAACCGTTCCGCTCCGCCTGCGGCAGGATCTCGTCGAGCCGGGCGAGGCGATGCGATACGCGTGGTTCCCGCAGAGCGGAATGCTGTCCATCGTCAACGACATGAACGACGGGAAGACCAGCATCGAGGTAGGCGTGATCGGGCGCGAGGGAGTCGCGGGTCTGGCCCTCTTTCACGGGCGTAAGACTCAGCCCCTGCGGATCCTGGTGCAGGTGGCCGGCGAGGCGAAGCGCATCCCGGCGGACGCCTTCAAGGCGGTCATCCGGCACGCCCCGACGCTCAGAGACGTCCTTCACCGCTATACGCTCGCGGTGCTGAATCAGGCGGGGCAGCAGGTAGCCTGCAACCGGCTGCATTCCCTGGAGCAACGCTGCGCGAAGTGGCTGCTGACGACGCACGATCACATGGACGCGCAGGAGCTGCCGCTCACCCAGGAGTTTCTCGCAATCATGCTCGGCGTGAGGCGTCCCGGGGTCACGGTGGCGGCTCAGTCGCTCCAGGACGCGGGTCTGATCAAGTACCGGCGGGGCCGCATCACGATCACCGACCGCTCCGGGCTCGAGCAGATCGCGTGTGAGTGCTACGGACGAATCCGCGAGGATTACGAGGAGCTGCTCGGCGATTTCATGATCCCACCGGCGCTTGCCCTGGAAGGACAACCGCTGCGAGTGGCGTAG
- a CDS encoding sugar phosphate isomerase/epimerase, which translates to MGGAIGRRAFVNALLSAGAAIALRPAAVEAAPKRARFGFQLYTARRELARDFSGTLARIAAIGYDEVEFAGYHGNSPAAARSALRAAGLAAPSSHIGMPELEGDWARTVANAAAMGHDYLIFAWVPDAHRTPDGYKRLADRFNRAGEAALASGVRFGYHNYTYDFTRAGDGFLYDVLLSETDPRYVTMQLDVYWLVDAGQDPLAYLARHPARYSSLHLKDRTASGRMADVGGGTIDWSRIIPAARSAGARHFFVEHDDPADAFVSARTSLSHLRSLGI; encoded by the coding sequence ATGGGCGGGGCGATCGGCCGGCGGGCATTCGTCAACGCGCTGCTTTCGGCCGGCGCCGCCATCGCCTTGCGGCCGGCGGCGGTCGAAGCCGCGCCGAAGAGAGCGCGATTCGGCTTCCAGCTTTACACCGCGCGGCGGGAGCTGGCACGGGACTTTTCGGGCACGCTCGCCCGCATCGCCGCGATCGGATACGACGAGGTGGAATTTGCCGGGTACCACGGCAACTCCCCCGCCGCTGCGCGCTCGGCGCTGCGAGCCGCGGGGCTGGCGGCGCCGTCCTCGCACATCGGGATGCCGGAGCTCGAGGGCGATTGGGCTCGAACGGTCGCGAATGCGGCCGCGATGGGGCACGATTATTTGATCTTCGCCTGGGTGCCGGACGCGCACCGCACGCCCGACGGCTACAAGCGACTCGCCGACCGCTTCAACCGCGCGGGTGAGGCGGCGCTGGCCTCTGGCGTCCGCTTCGGCTACCACAATTACACCTACGATTTCACGAGAGCGGGCGACGGCTTTCTCTATGACGTGCTACTGTCCGAGACCGACCCACGGTATGTGACGATGCAGCTGGATGTGTACTGGCTGGTCGATGCGGGCCAGGATCCGCTGGCGTATCTCGCTCGGCATCCCGCGCGATACAGCTCGCTACACCTGAAGGACCGGACCGCCAGCGGGCGCATGGCGGACGTGGGAGGCGGCACGATAGACTGGTCGCGCATCATCCCCGCCGCGCGGTCCGCCGGCGCCCGCCACTTCTTCGTCGAGCACGACGACCCCGCCGACGCGTTTGTCAGCGCGCGAACGAGCCTGAGCCACCTCCGCTCGCTCGGGATCTGA
- a CDS encoding UPF0182 family protein, giving the protein MTTPPHEPPIDLGSFRQLPARPRRRFAKWIVLFIVLFFGLIPWLVGAITDWLWFREIGYATVFWTDLNARAALFGIGGLLTFAFLYGNLRLAQRGPVTQPILLANPTGPPVDLVAIIGKLALPLAAVLAFLFGISLSALWLTVLQGMNGVAVGAADPIFGRDVGYYLFTLPLAAAALNVLVSLTVLSLLVTTAMYWVRGDLILPPRRTSVERNAAFHLGGLLAFLFLLIAIRLWAVRVPGLLYSTTGPLFGASYTDTHATRPALNVSAAVALLSAALVLWGVVRGKLVWFGTLAIALYLAVAIVGRGIFPFAMQKLLVAPNELNRETAYLGHHIKATREAWGLDKVVTRDLSGEDRLSMADITANPGTIENVRLWERDLLSQTFGSLQEIRTYYDFINVDDDRYMIDGRYRQVHLSARELNTRSLPTKTFINERLTFTHGMGLTMAPVNQVTQEGLPVLFIKDLPPVSVISLKVTRPQIYFGELTDSYVFVNTGQPEFDYPSGEDNIFTSYKGTGGVPISSFAKKLLFAWHFQSLKLLLSNDVTPQSRVMYNRDIPSRVRKALPFLSFDGDPYLVLNDAGELKWFVDAYTTSSNYPYSQPRADGVNYMRNSVKVVIDAFDGKVTAYVVDPADPLIRTYGRIFGGIFQPLSAMPDDLRRHIRYPTDLFDAQTAMYTTYHMMDAHTFYHREDQWQMPRVVTAERANPFMRHVIMRLPEEQAAEYIYMSPFTPRGKDNLASWMVARNDGERYGELLVYRFPKQSLVFGPRQIMNRINQDTEISRQVTLWDQSGSEVIKGELLVIPIEESLIYVQPLYTRARGGTIPEMKRVIVAYQNHVVMEETLDQGLARLFGAEGDARAARADREVSGADAPISGAPPAPTPTAPAPVSGAAATLTQRAQQHYDRALAAQRNGDWATYGEEIRRLGEVLRQMRQ; this is encoded by the coding sequence ATGACCACCCCCCCGCACGAGCCCCCGATCGACCTCGGCTCCTTCCGCCAGCTCCCCGCGCGTCCGAGGCGGAGATTCGCAAAGTGGATCGTTCTGTTCATCGTGCTCTTCTTCGGGCTCATCCCGTGGCTCGTAGGCGCGATCACTGATTGGCTCTGGTTCAGGGAGATCGGGTACGCGACGGTCTTCTGGACCGACCTCAACGCCCGCGCGGCGCTCTTCGGAATCGGCGGGCTGCTCACGTTCGCGTTCCTGTACGGCAATCTGCGCCTGGCTCAGCGTGGTCCCGTCACGCAGCCGATCCTCCTCGCCAACCCGACCGGGCCGCCGGTGGATCTCGTAGCGATCATCGGGAAGCTGGCGCTCCCGCTCGCCGCGGTGCTCGCCTTTCTGTTCGGCATCTCGCTCTCAGCCCTCTGGCTCACCGTGCTGCAGGGGATGAACGGCGTCGCCGTGGGAGCCGCGGACCCGATCTTCGGCCGCGACGTCGGCTACTACCTGTTCACCCTGCCGCTCGCGGCCGCGGCGCTCAACGTGCTGGTGTCGCTGACCGTGCTCTCGCTGCTGGTGACGACCGCGATGTACTGGGTCCGCGGCGATCTCATTCTGCCTCCCCGGCGCACTTCAGTGGAGCGCAACGCCGCGTTTCACCTGGGCGGATTGCTGGCTTTTCTGTTCCTGCTGATCGCGATTCGCCTCTGGGCGGTCCGCGTACCGGGACTGCTGTACTCGACGACCGGGCCGCTGTTCGGCGCGAGCTACACGGACACGCACGCGACCCGGCCCGCGCTCAACGTCTCCGCCGCGGTCGCGCTGCTGTCGGCCGCGCTCGTCCTCTGGGGAGTCGTGCGGGGCAAGCTCGTCTGGTTCGGCACCCTCGCGATCGCGCTGTACCTGGCGGTCGCCATCGTGGGGCGCGGGATCTTCCCGTTCGCGATGCAGAAGCTGCTGGTGGCGCCGAATGAGCTCAATCGCGAGACCGCGTACCTCGGGCATCACATCAAGGCCACGCGCGAGGCGTGGGGACTCGACAAGGTGGTAACGCGCGACCTGAGCGGGGAGGATCGGCTGAGCATGGCGGACATCACCGCCAATCCCGGGACGATCGAGAACGTGCGGCTCTGGGAGCGCGACCTGCTCAGCCAGACGTTCGGGTCGCTGCAGGAGATCCGGACGTACTACGACTTCATAAACGTGGACGACGACCGGTACATGATCGACGGCCGCTACCGCCAGGTCCACCTGTCGGCGAGAGAGCTCAACACGCGCTCGCTGCCGACGAAGACCTTCATCAACGAGCGGCTGACGTTCACGCACGGGATGGGCCTCACGATGGCTCCGGTGAACCAGGTCACGCAGGAAGGGCTCCCGGTGCTCTTCATCAAGGACCTGCCGCCCGTCTCCGTCATCTCGCTCAAAGTGACCCGTCCGCAGATCTACTTCGGGGAGCTGACCGACAGCTACGTCTTCGTCAACACGGGCCAGCCGGAGTTCGACTACCCCTCCGGCGAGGACAACATCTTCACCAGCTACAAGGGGACCGGCGGCGTCCCGATTTCGTCCTTCGCGAAGAAGCTCCTGTTCGCGTGGCACTTCCAGTCGCTCAAGCTGCTGCTGTCGAACGACGTCACGCCGCAGAGCCGCGTCATGTACAACCGCGACATTCCGAGCCGGGTGCGCAAGGCGCTGCCGTTTCTCTCGTTCGACGGAGATCCGTATCTGGTCCTGAACGACGCCGGCGAGCTGAAGTGGTTCGTGGACGCCTACACGACGAGCAGCAACTACCCGTACTCGCAGCCGCGGGCCGACGGCGTGAACTACATGCGCAACAGCGTCAAGGTCGTGATCGACGCGTTCGACGGGAAAGTCACCGCGTACGTGGTCGATCCGGCGGACCCGCTGATCCGGACGTATGGCCGCATCTTCGGCGGGATCTTCCAGCCGCTGTCGGCGATGCCCGACGACCTGCGGCGGCACATCCGCTACCCGACGGACCTCTTCGACGCGCAGACGGCGATGTACACGACCTATCACATGATGGACGCGCACACGTTCTACCACCGCGAGGACCAATGGCAGATGCCGCGCGTCGTGACGGCGGAGCGCGCGAACCCGTTCATGCGGCACGTGATCATGCGGCTGCCCGAGGAGCAGGCCGCCGAGTACATCTACATGAGCCCGTTCACGCCCCGCGGCAAGGACAACCTCGCGTCGTGGATGGTCGCGCGGAACGACGGCGAGCGGTACGGCGAGCTGCTGGTGTACCGGTTCCCGAAGCAGTCGCTGGTGTTCGGGCCGCGCCAGATCATGAACCGCATCAATCAGGACACCGAGATCTCACGGCAAGTGACGCTGTGGGATCAGAGCGGCTCGGAAGTCATCAAGGGAGAGCTGCTCGTCATCCCGATCGAGGAGTCGCTCATCTACGTGCAGCCGCTGTACACGCGCGCCCGCGGCGGCACGATCCCGGAGATGAAGCGCGTGATCGTCGCGTACCAGAACCACGTGGTGATGGAGGAGACTCTGGACCAGGGGCTCGCGCGCCTGTTCGGCGCGGAGGGTGACGCGCGCGCCGCGAGAGCGGACCGAGAAGTCTCCGGCGCGGACGCGCCCATATCCGGAGCTCCGCCCGCTCCGACTCCGACGGCCCCCGCTCCCGTTTCAGGCGCGGCTGCTACGCTGACGCAGCGGGCGCAACAGCACTACGATCGGGCGCTCGCCGCGCAGCGCAATGGGGACTGGGCTACGTACGGGGAGGAGATTCGCCGCCTCGGCGAGGTTCTGCGTCAGATGAGGCAATGA
- a CDS encoding ATP-binding protein — translation MSLRLRLAVWYGGLTGLLILLVCAYSYAVHSRAHYDEMDGSLAGSAQHVAEELALTSTAAARGEVLHASQLLGSAMRIYGRDGVVRLQTESGALAPAVDLRDLLAATAPPPYAAIARLAPPLHRDRRPSGAFGLVPGNVRWRLYALALPGESEYLVAVARLGMIDSAVGRFGQIMLLMAGVGTALAFFLGWLLAAHALRPVGLLTETAAAIARSREFSRRVPAEAVKPAGDELGRLAATFNEMLGSLDQAYRMQQRFVSDASHELRAPLTAIQANLELLRDRRDMPAEEREWATREAALEAGRMARLVADLLALARADAGVPLRREPVELDRLVMEVIGEARFLAHGQLLEIRQLEPSTIEGDRDRLKQLFLILVDNSIKYTPPGGRVRLSLRREEGVAVFVVEDTGAGIPPDALPHVFERFYRADAARSGDPGGTGLGLPIASWIAAQHGGSVEIESTVGRGTTATAFLQLA, via the coding sequence ATGTCGCTGCGGCTCCGGCTGGCGGTCTGGTACGGCGGGCTCACCGGCCTGCTCATCCTCCTGGTGTGTGCCTACAGCTATGCGGTGCACAGCCGGGCGCACTATGACGAGATGGATGGGTCGCTCGCCGGTTCCGCGCAGCATGTAGCCGAGGAACTGGCCCTCACCTCGACAGCCGCCGCGCGCGGTGAGGTCCTGCATGCGTCACAGCTCCTGGGCTCGGCCATGCGAATCTACGGCCGGGACGGCGTGGTGCGCCTGCAAACCGAGAGCGGAGCCCTGGCTCCCGCGGTGGATCTTCGAGACCTGCTCGCCGCCACCGCGCCCCCGCCGTACGCGGCCATCGCGCGGTTGGCGCCTCCATTACATAGAGACCGCAGGCCCTCTGGCGCGTTCGGGTTGGTTCCGGGCAACGTAAGGTGGCGACTGTACGCCCTGGCGCTCCCGGGCGAGTCCGAATACCTCGTCGCGGTCGCGCGGCTCGGCATGATCGACAGCGCGGTCGGACGGTTCGGGCAGATCATGTTGCTGATGGCCGGCGTCGGGACCGCGCTGGCCTTTTTCCTCGGCTGGCTTCTCGCGGCGCATGCGTTGCGCCCTGTCGGCTTGCTGACGGAAACCGCAGCCGCCATAGCACGCTCACGCGAGTTTTCGCGGCGGGTACCGGCTGAGGCGGTCAAGCCCGCCGGGGACGAGCTTGGGCGGCTTGCGGCGACATTCAACGAGATGCTGGGAAGTCTCGATCAGGCGTATAGAATGCAGCAGCGCTTTGTATCCGACGCGTCGCACGAGCTGCGCGCGCCGCTGACCGCGATCCAGGCGAATTTGGAGCTGCTGCGCGACCGAAGGGACATGCCGGCTGAGGAGCGGGAGTGGGCTACCCGTGAGGCTGCCCTGGAGGCCGGCCGAATGGCGCGTCTGGTGGCCGACCTGCTGGCGCTTGCGCGGGCTGACGCAGGCGTGCCGCTCCGGCGCGAGCCGGTCGAGCTCGACCGGCTGGTCATGGAGGTCATCGGTGAGGCGCGCTTCCTTGCACACGGGCAGCTCCTGGAAATTCGCCAGCTCGAACCGTCAACGATCGAAGGCGACCGGGACCGTCTGAAGCAGCTCTTTCTGATTCTTGTAGATAATTCCATCAAATACACGCCGCCGGGTGGCCGCGTACGGCTGAGCCTGCGTCGCGAGGAGGGCGTGGCCGTGTTCGTCGTGGAGGATACGGGGGCCGGGATTCCGCCCGACGCGTTACCCCACGTCTTCGAGCGCTTCTATCGGGCGGACGCGGCCCGTTCCGGCGACCCGGGCGGCACGGGCCTCGGGCTTCCGATTGCAAGTTGGATCGCCGCCCAGCACGGCGGCTCGGTCGAGATCGAGAGTACTGTAGGTCGGGGCACCACGGCGACCGCTTTTCTGCAGCTCGCATAG